One window of Blastocatellia bacterium genomic DNA carries:
- a CDS encoding amidohydrolase family protein: MRHLPADRARLLLRVMMVFAFLLIGNFGQSQAQGPARVKAFVGARLIDGSNRPAIDHAVLVVRDGRVIASGPAKRVRVPAGAEIINLAGKFIIPGLISTHVHVSDVQGTRPPAYTEENTLRQLGVFARYGITAVQSLGGEQAPAFKARAAQNTPALDRARLFVAGEIIVGKTPEEARQMVARVAAAQPDIIKIRVDDNLGTAVKMPPAVYRAVIDEAHRRGLRVAAHIFYLEDAKELLRAGVDFIAHSVRDREIDDEFIALMKARHVPYCPTLTRELSAFVYEATPDFFADPFFLREADRDVMAQLQESQRQEAVRQSATARGYKAALVVAKRNLKKAEDAGLLIAMGTDAGAFANRFQGYFEHVEMAMMAEAGLTPAQILRAATTDAARAMKVEGIGALTPGAWADFVVLEADPLTDIRNTRRIAAVWIAGNQVKR, translated from the coding sequence ATGAGACATCTTCCTGCTGATCGCGCGCGGCTCCTGCTCCGAGTGATGATGGTATTCGCCTTCCTGCTGATCGGCAATTTCGGTCAGAGCCAGGCGCAGGGGCCGGCGAGGGTAAAGGCATTCGTCGGCGCGCGATTGATTGACGGCAGCAACCGCCCCGCCATTGATCACGCCGTGCTTGTCGTGCGCGATGGCCGGGTGATCGCCTCAGGCCCTGCGAAAAGGGTGCGTGTGCCAGCCGGCGCAGAGATCATCAACCTCGCCGGCAAGTTCATCATCCCCGGCTTGATCTCGACTCACGTTCACGTCTCGGATGTGCAGGGCACGCGCCCGCCGGCTTACACCGAAGAAAACACGCTGCGCCAGCTCGGCGTCTTTGCGCGCTATGGCATCACCGCGGTTCAGAGCCTGGGCGGCGAGCAAGCGCCCGCCTTCAAAGCGCGCGCCGCACAGAACACGCCGGCGCTCGACCGCGCACGCCTCTTTGTGGCCGGCGAAATCATCGTCGGCAAAACCCCTGAAGAAGCCCGGCAGATGGTCGCGCGAGTTGCCGCCGCTCAACCCGACATTATCAAGATTCGCGTTGACGATAATCTCGGCACGGCGGTGAAGATGCCGCCGGCGGTCTATCGCGCCGTCATCGATGAAGCACACCGGCGCGGCCTGCGAGTTGCCGCACATATCTTTTATCTCGAAGACGCCAAAGAGCTGCTGCGCGCCGGCGTCGACTTCATCGCTCACAGCGTCCGCGACCGCGAGATCGATGACGAATTCATCGCCTTGATGAAAGCGCGCCACGTCCCTTACTGCCCGACGCTGACGCGCGAGCTGTCGGCCTTTGTCTATGAAGCGACGCCGGATTTCTTTGCCGACCCGTTCTTCCTGCGCGAAGCCGACCGCGACGTGATGGCGCAGTTGCAGGAGTCACAGCGCCAGGAAGCCGTGCGCCAGTCGGCGACCGCCCGCGGCTATAAAGCCGCTCTGGTCGTGGCGAAGCGCAATCTGAAGAAAGCCGAGGACGCCGGCCTGCTGATCGCGATGGGCACGGACGCCGGCGCATTTGCCAACCGCTTTCAAGGTTACTTCGAGCATGTTGAGATGGCGATGATGGCCGAAGCCGGATTGACGCCGGCGCAAATTCTTCGAGCCGCCACGACGGACGCGGCGCGAGCGATGAAGGTCGAAGGTATCGGCGCGCTCACGCCGGGGGCATGGGCCGATTTCGTTGTCCTCGAAGCCGACCCTTTGACAGACATTCGCAATACGCGGCGCATCGCCGCGGTGTGGATCGCCGGCAATCAGGTGAAGCGCTGA